One stretch of Numenius arquata chromosome 8, bNumArq3.hap1.1, whole genome shotgun sequence DNA includes these proteins:
- the CRBN gene encoding protein cereblon, giving the protein MAAEEGGGEPHNNMGNHLQLVPAESEEEDDNDMEVEDQDSKEAEKPNVINFDTSLPTSHMYLGSDMEEFHGRTVHDDDSCQVIPVLPHVMVMLIPGQTLPLQLFRPQEVSMVRNLIQKDRTFAVLAYSNTHEREAHFGTTAEIYAYREEQEYGVETVKVKAIGRQRFKVLEIRTQSDGIQQAKVQILPERVLPSTMSAIQLQSLSRCHVFPSSKPAAWQDRAVHQRWQKYQKRKFHCASLTSWPPWLYSLYDAETLMERVKRQLHEWDENLKDESLPTNPIDFSYRVAACLPIDDALRIQLLKIGSAVQRLRCELDIMNKCTSLCCKQCQDTEITTKNEIFSLSLCGPMAAYVNPHGYIHETLTVYKACNLNLSGRPSTEHSWFPGYAWTVAQCRICGNHMGWKFTATKKDMSPQKFWGLTRSALLPRIPEAEDDSDHDRSPLLCL; this is encoded by the exons ATGGCCGCCGAGGAAGGAGGTGGCGAGCCCCATAACAACATGGGGAACCACCTACAGCTGGTGCCCG CAGAGAGCGAGGAAGAGGATGACAATGACATGGAAGTTGAAGATCAAGATAGTAAAGAAGCTGAAAAGCCAAACGTCATTAATTTTGATACCAGTTTGCCCACCTCACATATG TATTTAGGTTCTGATATGGAAGAGTTTCACGGAAGAACAGTGCATGATGATGACAGCTGCCAGGTGATTCCGGTGTTGCCCCACGTGATGGTGATGTTGATTCCTGGACAGACGTTACCTCTTCAGCTTTTTCGCCCTCAAGAGGTTAGCATGGTGCGGAATTTAATTCAGAAAGACAGAACGTTTGCTGTTCTTGCATACAG TAACACACATGAAAGGGAAGCACATTTTGGAACAACAGCAGAAATCTATGCCTACAGAGAAGAGCAGGAATATGGAGTTGAAACGGTCAAAGTGAAAGCAATAGGAAGACAGAGGTTCAAGGTGCTTGAAATAAGAACCCAGTCAGATGG aatcCAGCAGGCTAAAGTACAAATCCTTCCTGAGAGAGTGCTGCCTTCCACAATGTCAGCCATACAGCTGCAGTCTCTCAGCCGATGCCATGTATTTCCTTCTTCCAAACCTGCAGCGTGGCAGGATCGAGCCGTACATCAACGGTGGCAGAAATATCAAAAG AGGAAGTTCCACTGTGCAAGTTTGACGTCTTGGCCTCCCTGGCTCTACTCTCTGTATGACGCT GAAACCTTGATGGAAAGAGTCAAGAGGCAGCTACATGAATGGGATGAAAATCTTAAAGATGAATCTCTTCCAACAAACCCAATAG ATTTTTCTTACAGAGTTGCTGCTTGCCTGCCAATTGATGATGCATTACGTATACAGCTGCTTAAAATAGGTAGTGCTGTTCAGCGACTCCGGTGTGAATTAGATATTATGAACAAA tgTACGTCTCTCTGTTGTAAGCAATGCCAAGACACAGAAATAACTACCAAGAATGAAATATTCAG CTTATCCTTATGCGGGCCCATGGCAGCCTACGTCAATCCTCATGGGTACATCCACGAAACCCTGACCGTATATAAAGCCTGCAACTTGAATCTCAGCGGACGACCGTCAACAGAGCACAGCTGGTTTCCTGG ATACGCCTGGACTGTGGCCCAGTGCAGAATCTGTGGGAACCACATGGGATGGAAGTTCACCGCTACCAAAAAGGATATGTCCCCTCAGAAATTCTGGGGACTGACGcgctctgctctcctgcctcgGATTCCCGAAGCGGAGGATGACTCGGACCACGATAGATCCCCCTTGCTCTGCCTGTGA